The Acidobacteriota bacterium genome includes a window with the following:
- the speD gene encoding adenosylmethionine decarboxylase yields the protein MAKEVHSSIGHHYIVEASGCDPNIIGSVEKVQQILVKAAEIAGAQVWAISFSRFPPNGVSGVVVISESHISTHTWPEMGYGALDIYTCGSHVDPEKAVIYAIEAFGATTSHITEITRGIDEGDALFFHSFVTWEERLKKNNGRKKEESAI from the coding sequence ATGGCTAAAGAGGTTCATTCGTCCATCGGCCATCACTATATCGTGGAAGCTTCCGGCTGTGATCCGAATATCATCGGAAGCGTCGAGAAGGTTCAGCAAATCCTGGTCAAGGCGGCGGAAATCGCCGGAGCCCAGGTCTGGGCCATTTCTTTCAGCCGTTTTCCTCCCAACGGCGTCAGCGGAGTCGTCGTGATTTCCGAATCTCATATCTCGACGCACACCTGGCCGGAAATGGGCTATGGGGCTCTGGATATTTACACCTGCGGAAGCCATGTCGATCCGGAAAAAGCCGTCATCTACGCCATTGAAGCTTTCGGCGCAACGACCTCCCATATCACGGAAATCACCCGGGGCATCGATGAGGGGGACGCCCTGTTCTTCCACAGCTTCGTGACCTGGGAAGAACGCCTGAAGAAAAACAACGGCAGGAAAAAAGAGGAATCCGCGATATGA
- a CDS encoding MTH1187 family thiamine-binding protein, whose protein sequence is MIVEFSIIPIGRGEELAGYVAEMLDLVDGSGLPYRLTAMGTILEGDWDAVIPLIKACHEKMMAHGSRVLTRISIDDRRGASNRIEGKVADVEKVLGRDLKK, encoded by the coding sequence ATGATCGTCGAATTCAGCATCATTCCGATAGGCCGCGGCGAGGAGCTGGCCGGATATGTGGCCGAAATGCTCGATCTTGTGGATGGAAGCGGTCTACCCTACAGGTTGACGGCCATGGGGACCATCCTTGAAGGCGATTGGGACGCCGTCATCCCTCTCATCAAGGCCTGCCACGAAAAAATGATGGCTCACGGTTCTCGCGTTCTCACCCGCATTTCCATCGACGACCGCCGGGGAGCATCGAATCGCATCGAAGGCAAAGTGGCCGACGTCGAGAAAGTTTTGGGCCGCGATCTCAAAAAGTAA